Proteins from a genomic interval of Spiroplasma diminutum CUAS-1:
- the truA gene encoding tRNA pseudouridine(38-40) synthase TruA, giving the protein MYYYLFTIQYDGTDFCGWAKQKGQKTIQGELEKSIFRVARNSSFRIVGASKTDSGVHAEDQKAWVELNFKPNKIGFLNALNRSLPLGIKVIEMQEIEQSFRVRNCKQKTYEYKINLGEDNVFENRFLFYPKQKLDINKLKESLNLFIGEHDFYNFSGLKEDEKELIETKRNIDYIETTLDNNIFIITFKAKGFIRYQIRMIVGACIAYSSNKISLEQIKAVLKQKEGKLPFIANPEGLILKKINY; this is encoded by the coding sequence ATGTATTATTATTTATTTACAATTCAATATGATGGAACTGACTTTTGTGGTTGAGCAAAACAAAAAGGTCAAAAAACCATTCAAGGTGAATTAGAAAAATCTATATTTAGAGTTGCTCGCAACTCTAGTTTTAGAATAGTTGGAGCATCAAAAACAGATTCTGGAGTACATGCAGAAGATCAAAAAGCATGGGTTGAACTTAATTTTAAACCAAATAAAATTGGTTTTTTAAATGCACTAAATAGAAGTTTACCTTTGGGAATTAAAGTAATTGAAATGCAAGAAATTGAACAAAGTTTTAGAGTAAGAAATTGTAAACAAAAGACTTATGAATATAAAATAAATTTAGGTGAAGATAATGTTTTTGAAAATAGATTTTTATTTTATCCAAAACAAAAATTGGATATAAATAAATTAAAAGAATCTTTAAATTTATTTATAGGAGAGCATGATTTTTATAATTTTTCAGGTCTAAAAGAAGATGAGAAAGAACTTATTGAAACTAAACGAAATATTGATTATATTGAAACTACTTTAGATAATAATATTTTTATAATAACTTTTAAAGCTAAAGGTTTTATAAGATATCAAATTAGAATGATAGTTGGAGCTTGTATTGCATATAGTTCAAATAAAATTAGTTTAGAACAGATTAAAGCTGTTTTGAAACAAAAAGAAGGCAAATTACCTTTCATAGCAAATCCTGAGGGATTAATTTTAAAAAAGATAAATTATTAA